In Agrobacterium tumefaciens, a single genomic region encodes these proteins:
- the ung gene encoding uracil-DNA glycosylase, whose amino-acid sequence MAEAGVKLEDSWKHVLSGEFASPYMQKLKEFLLAEKTAGKRIFPKGAEYFRALDLTPLDEVKVVILGQDPYHGLGQAHGLCFSVQPGVRIPPSLVNIYKELQSDLGIRPVKHGFLESWAKQGVLLLNSVLTVEEARAASHQGQGWEKFTDAVIRAVNDECDHVVFLLWGSYAQKKAAFVDQRKHLVLRSPHPSPLSAHNGFFGNGHFSKANAFLVSHGRDPIDWQLPDVVESDKNLL is encoded by the coding sequence ATGGCAGAGGCAGGCGTCAAACTCGAAGACAGCTGGAAGCACGTTCTCTCAGGCGAATTCGCCAGCCCTTATATGCAGAAGCTGAAAGAGTTCCTGCTTGCCGAAAAGACTGCCGGCAAGCGCATCTTTCCGAAGGGCGCGGAATATTTCCGCGCTCTCGATCTGACACCTCTCGATGAGGTCAAGGTCGTCATTCTGGGACAGGATCCCTATCACGGGCTTGGCCAGGCGCATGGGCTGTGCTTTTCCGTGCAGCCCGGCGTGCGCATTCCGCCCTCGCTCGTCAATATCTACAAGGAATTACAGAGCGATCTCGGAATTCGCCCGGTCAAGCACGGTTTTCTGGAAAGCTGGGCGAAACAGGGCGTGCTGCTGCTCAACAGCGTGCTGACGGTGGAAGAGGCCCGCGCTGCCTCACATCAGGGGCAGGGCTGGGAAAAATTCACCGACGCGGTCATCCGCGCCGTGAATGATGAATGTGACCATGTCGTCTTCCTGCTCTGGGGCTCCTATGCCCAGAAGAAGGCGGCCTTCGTGGACCAGCGCAAGCACCTCGTGCTGCGCTCGCCGCACCCTTCGCCGCTTTCGGCCCATAACGGCTTTTTCGGCAACGGCCATTTTTCCAAGGCCAACGCTTTCCTCGTTTCGCATGGCCGTGATCCGATCGACTGGCAATTGCCTGACGTGGTAGAAAGCGACAAAAACCTTCTTTAA
- a CDS encoding VOC family protein translates to MAKLIHSMVRVLDEKRSVEFYKQAFGLEVAERAEFENFTLIYLSNAEGDFELELTVNRGREVPYALGDGYGHLAVSVADVDAEHQRFIEIGLTPGKIIEADYKGQPFAKYFFICDPDGYKIEVLQRGNRFK, encoded by the coding sequence ATGGCCAAGCTGATCCACTCGATGGTCCGGGTGCTGGACGAAAAGCGTTCGGTGGAATTTTACAAACAGGCTTTCGGGCTTGAGGTTGCGGAACGCGCCGAGTTCGAGAATTTCACGCTGATCTATCTCAGCAATGCCGAGGGCGATTTCGAGCTGGAACTGACCGTCAACCGGGGTCGCGAAGTGCCCTATGCGCTGGGCGACGGTTATGGTCATCTCGCCGTTAGCGTAGCCGACGTGGACGCCGAACATCAGCGTTTCATCGAGATCGGACTTACCCCCGGCAAGATCATCGAAGCCGATTATAAGGGCCAGCCTTTCGCAAAATACTTTTTCATCTGCGATCCGGATGGTTACAAGATCGAAGTGCTGCAGCGCGGCAACCGGTTCAAATAA
- a CDS encoding YbaN family protein yields the protein MRLLYLCLGWLMVATGIVGAFLPVLPTTPFLLLALWCFSRSSPKLEAWLLAHPRFGPSLRRWRERGAIARKAKIAALSAMTVSYAAFWFLSEPPPLRATIVAAVMLGSALFIATRPES from the coding sequence ATGCGCCTTTTATACCTCTGTCTTGGCTGGCTGATGGTCGCGACCGGCATTGTCGGCGCGTTTCTTCCCGTTTTGCCCACCACGCCCTTTCTGCTTCTGGCGCTCTGGTGTTTTTCCCGCTCCTCGCCGAAACTCGAGGCATGGCTTCTCGCCCATCCGAGGTTCGGTCCCTCGCTTCGCCGCTGGCGCGAGCGCGGCGCAATCGCCCGCAAGGCCAAGATCGCGGCACTTTCCGCCATGACGGTGAGTTATGCCGCCTTCTGGTTTCTGAGCGAGCCGCCGCCGCTGCGGGCGACAATCGTCGCCGCGGTCATGCTCGGCTCTGCGCTCTTCATCGCCACACGGCCGGAAAGCTGA
- a CDS encoding heme ABC transporter ATP-binding protein, with protein MIRAENITLIRSGRRLLDAVGIDLKPGKVNVIIGPNGAGKSTLMKVLSGEMRTETGSVTYNNVALPQFTPVQLARMRAVLPQNTQLAFPFTALEIVRMGAVAQGSRAPEEQARRALARAGLRGFEQRSYNMLSGGEQQRVQFARALAQVPNPVENGEARALFLDEPTASLDIGHQISVLETARDFASGGGLVLAILHDLNLAAEFADQLIVMHGGRVTASGPSLETISDETIARVYGIGGVVGRLPARHIPYVLPQSRHR; from the coding sequence ATGATCCGGGCCGAAAACATTACTCTCATCCGCTCCGGCCGTCGCCTGCTCGATGCCGTCGGCATCGACCTGAAACCGGGAAAGGTCAATGTCATCATCGGCCCGAACGGTGCCGGCAAATCCACATTGATGAAGGTTCTTTCGGGCGAGATGCGCACTGAAACCGGTTCGGTGACCTATAATAATGTCGCCCTGCCGCAATTCACGCCGGTCCAACTTGCCCGTATGCGCGCCGTGCTGCCGCAGAATACCCAGCTTGCCTTTCCCTTCACCGCGCTGGAGATCGTGCGCATGGGGGCTGTGGCGCAGGGCTCGCGCGCACCGGAAGAACAGGCCCGCCGGGCGCTTGCCCGGGCCGGGCTGCGGGGTTTCGAGCAGCGGTCCTACAACATGCTGTCCGGCGGCGAGCAGCAGCGGGTGCAGTTTGCCCGGGCGCTGGCGCAGGTGCCCAACCCGGTGGAAAATGGCGAGGCACGGGCGCTGTTCCTCGATGAGCCGACGGCCAGCCTCGATATCGGCCACCAGATTTCCGTGCTGGAAACGGCGCGCGATTTTGCAAGCGGCGGCGGTCTCGTGCTCGCCATTCTGCACGATCTCAATCTGGCGGCGGAATTTGCCGATCAACTTATCGTCATGCATGGCGGCCGGGTGACGGCGAGCGGGCCTTCGCTGGAAACGATCAGCGACGAGACGATCGCCCGGGTTTATGGCATTGGCGGCGTCGTCGGCCGGCTGCCGGCGCGGCATATCCCCTATGTGCTGCCGCAATCGCGGCATCGCTAG
- a CDS encoding FecCD family ABC transporter permease: MSLAVLSSTEGGVAGDRSRQGVVTLAVLVGILLFACGVSLVSGPTGVGISELFAYLTGGGDQLDTRDRVILEAVRLPRTALGMLIGAGLGVSGAMMQGLFRNPLADPGIVGVTSGAALFAVAAISLSEGALATVAVFFGPHFLPLMAFFGGLLNTWILYVIATKDGATSTTTLILAGIAVAAISGALTGLMIFMADDRALRDITFWSLGSLGGATPAKVLATLPFIIIVLAIIPFVARGLDALILGDAAAFHMGIPVQRLKRVVILAVAAACGASVAAAGSIGFVGIVVPHLLRLAIGPSHRFLLPASALGGAALLLLADSFARTVASPAELPIGVVTALIGAPVFLFLLLGRGGFSMRNAP, encoded by the coding sequence GTGAGCCTTGCCGTCTTGAGTTCCACCGAGGGTGGGGTTGCGGGCGACAGATCCCGCCAAGGGGTCGTCACCCTTGCCGTACTCGTCGGCATCCTGCTGTTTGCCTGTGGCGTATCGCTTGTCAGCGGTCCCACCGGCGTCGGCATCTCCGAACTCTTTGCCTATCTCACCGGTGGTGGGGATCAGCTCGATACCCGCGACAGGGTCATTCTCGAAGCCGTGCGTTTGCCGCGCACGGCGCTCGGCATGTTGATCGGCGCGGGGCTTGGTGTCTCGGGCGCGATGATGCAGGGCCTCTTCCGCAATCCGCTGGCCGATCCGGGCATTGTCGGCGTCACCTCGGGCGCCGCGCTGTTTGCTGTTGCGGCCATTTCGCTGAGCGAAGGCGCGCTTGCCACGGTGGCCGTGTTTTTCGGCCCGCATTTCCTGCCGCTGATGGCGTTTTTCGGCGGGCTGCTGAACACCTGGATCCTTTATGTGATCGCCACCAAGGACGGCGCGACTTCCACCACCACGCTCATTCTGGCGGGCATTGCGGTTGCGGCCATCAGTGGCGCGCTAACCGGGCTGATGATCTTCATGGCCGATGACCGGGCGTTGCGCGACATCACCTTCTGGTCGCTCGGTTCGCTGGGCGGGGCGACGCCCGCCAAGGTGCTGGCCACCCTGCCATTCATCATCATCGTGCTTGCCATCATTCCCTTCGTCGCACGCGGGCTGGATGCGCTGATCCTCGGCGATGCTGCCGCCTTCCACATGGGCATTCCGGTGCAGCGGCTGAAGCGGGTCGTCATTCTGGCCGTTGCCGCCGCCTGCGGGGCGAGCGTGGCGGCGGCCGGTTCCATCGGTTTCGTCGGCATCGTCGTGCCGCATCTTTTGCGCCTCGCCATTGGCCCGTCGCATCGTTTCCTGCTGCCGGCCTCGGCGCTGGGCGGCGCGGCACTTCTGCTTCTGGCCGACAGTTTTGCCCGCACGGTGGCCTCGCCGGCAGAACTGCCGATCGGCGTTGTCACGGCGCTCATCGGCGCGCCGGTCTTCCTCTTCCTGCTGCTTGGCCGCGGCGGGTTTTCCATGCGGAATGCGCCATGA
- a CDS encoding heme/hemin ABC transporter substrate-binding protein, giving the protein MLNSRLRPLFFAALVPAAIAFAAPAAMASDKGNPEAKRIVAVGGTVTEILYALGAQDRIVARDSTSSYPADALAKPDIGYMRALSSEGILSQKPDLILSEDGSGPADVVSILKASAVPFVTVDTPPSGDAIPRKIEDVGAAVGLSDKAKALAAETKAGLDTLAKDVAAVPEKGKKRVLFVLSTAGGRIMAAGKDTEAAAIIEMAGGINAAEEINGYKPLTDEAVIAAAPDVVLTMARGDHTAKAAEIFALPAFQSTPAAASKALISMDGLYLIGFGPRTPAAGRELAHKLYPDVVKP; this is encoded by the coding sequence ATGTTGAATTCCCGCCTTCGTCCCCTCTTTTTCGCCGCCCTCGTGCCCGCCGCAATCGCCTTTGCCGCGCCGGCTGCCATGGCATCGGACAAGGGTAATCCGGAGGCGAAACGCATCGTTGCGGTGGGCGGAACGGTGACGGAAATCCTTTATGCGCTGGGTGCGCAGGACCGCATCGTGGCGCGTGACAGTACCAGCAGCTACCCGGCTGACGCGCTCGCCAAGCCTGATATCGGTTACATGCGGGCGCTCTCTTCGGAGGGCATCCTGTCGCAGAAGCCGGATCTCATTCTCTCCGAAGACGGTTCCGGCCCGGCGGATGTCGTCTCCATTCTCAAGGCAAGTGCGGTGCCTTTCGTCACCGTCGATACGCCGCCGAGCGGCGATGCCATCCCCAGGAAGATCGAGGATGTCGGTGCGGCCGTGGGTCTTTCCGACAAGGCCAAGGCGCTGGCTGCGGAGACCAAAGCCGGGCTCGATACTCTCGCCAAGGATGTTGCCGCGGTGCCGGAAAAGGGCAAAAAGCGGGTGCTCTTCGTGCTCTCCACCGCCGGTGGCCGCATCATGGCGGCGGGCAAGGATACCGAAGCGGCGGCGATCATCGAAATGGCCGGCGGCATCAATGCGGCCGAGGAGATCAACGGTTACAAGCCGCTGACGGATGAGGCAGTCATTGCCGCAGCACCCGACGTGGTGCTGACCATGGCGCGCGGTGACCATACCGCCAAGGCGGCCGAAATTTTCGCGCTGCCGGCCTTCCAGTCCACGCCGGCCGCTGCCAGCAAGGCCCTCATCAGCATGGATGGGCTTTATCTCATCGGTTTCGGCCCACGCACGCCGGCCGCCGGCCGGGAGCTGGCGCACAAGCTTTACCCTGACGTGGTGAAGCCGTGA
- a CDS encoding antibiotic biosynthesis monooxygenase family protein, whose protein sequence is MFIAMNRFRVVPGYEETFESIWRERKSHLSELPGYIEFHMLKGPKADDHTLYASHTVWATKDDFLAWTKSEQFRAAHAKAGENRGKVEYLSGPHFEGFDVIIHEDKNGERHSIAA, encoded by the coding sequence ATGTTTATCGCAATGAACCGCTTTCGCGTCGTGCCGGGTTATGAAGAAACCTTCGAATCCATCTGGCGCGAGCGCAAATCGCACCTGAGCGAATTGCCGGGCTACATCGAATTCCACATGCTGAAGGGCCCGAAGGCGGACGATCATACGCTTTATGCCTCGCACACCGTCTGGGCCACCAAGGACGATTTCCTTGCCTGGACGAAATCCGAACAGTTCCGCGCCGCCCATGCCAAGGCCGGCGAGAACCGTGGCAAGGTGGAATATCTCTCCGGCCCGCATTTCGAAGGTTTCGATGTCATCATCCATGAAGACAAGAATGGCGAGCGCCATTCGATTGCTGCCTGA
- the hutX gene encoding heme utilization cystosolic carrier protein HutX: MSIAAQKTDDDRQARAAAALAEKPDGIVEAIAARAEVTPAEILAILPEGAAVSAPADRFDAIWNEMRGWGEVLMIVQTGDIVLEVPGHLPEGSESHGWFNIHGDSPIGGHIKKDNCAAITFVDRGFHGRRSCSVWFMNAAGGAMFKIFVRRDENKELLAGQLAKFETLRDGFRG, encoded by the coding sequence ATGAGCATTGCAGCGCAGAAGACCGACGACGACAGGCAGGCCCGCGCCGCCGCAGCCCTTGCCGAAAAACCCGACGGTATCGTGGAGGCCATCGCCGCCAGGGCCGAGGTGACGCCGGCCGAAATTCTGGCGATCCTGCCCGAAGGTGCCGCCGTTTCTGCGCCGGCGGACCGGTTCGACGCGATCTGGAACGAGATGCGCGGCTGGGGCGAAGTCCTGATGATCGTGCAGACCGGCGATATCGTGCTGGAAGTGCCGGGCCACCTGCCGGAAGGCAGTGAAAGCCACGGCTGGTTCAACATCCACGGCGATAGCCCCATTGGCGGTCACATCAAAAAGGACAATTGCGCTGCGATTACCTTCGTCGACCGCGGCTTCCACGGCCGCCGCTCCTGCTCCGTCTGGTTCATGAACGCCGCCGGCGGCGCCATGTTCAAGATTTTCGTTCGCCGCGACGAGAACAAGGAACTGCTGGCCGGGCAGCTGGCGAAGTTCGAAACGCTGCGGGACGGTTTCCGCGGCTGA
- a CDS encoding YbaY family lipoprotein encodes MTDHQPLLSRRSFAGLLALAPLFAAGGAAAAPASLRGSVSYRERIALPPGATVTVRLIDVSLADAPSQTIAETTIRPRGQVPVPFVLRYDDRDIRGRRSYALSAEIRDRDRLLFTTTQRYSVLTGGRDDTDLVLERVGAGPGRPEPEAGIDGHWLVQDIRGERVRGRREATLEISREGRVSGNVGCNGIGGEVKISRNRVDFGRMISTQMACAPDIMRQERQFIEALEGARSFRLEPRRGTLELIDGRGRPAMRLRRA; translated from the coding sequence ATGACCGACCACCAGCCTCTTCTTTCGCGCCGCAGTTTCGCCGGTCTCCTCGCGCTTGCCCCGCTTTTTGCGGCAGGCGGCGCGGCGGCCGCGCCGGCGAGCCTGCGTGGCAGCGTCTCCTATCGCGAACGCATTGCGCTACCGCCGGGTGCAACCGTGACGGTGCGGCTGATCGATGTCTCGCTGGCGGATGCGCCATCACAGACGATCGCCGAAACCACCATCCGCCCGCGCGGGCAGGTGCCGGTGCCCTTCGTGCTGCGTTATGACGACCGCGACATCAGGGGCCGCCGCTCCTATGCGCTGAGCGCGGAAATCCGCGACCGCGACAGGCTGCTCTTTACCACCACGCAGCGTTACTCCGTCCTGACCGGCGGCCGCGACGATACCGACCTCGTGCTGGAGCGCGTCGGCGCTGGTCCCGGCAGACCCGAGCCGGAAGCGGGTATCGACGGGCACTGGCTGGTGCAGGACATCCGCGGCGAGCGGGTTCGCGGCCGCCGCGAGGCGACGCTCGAAATTTCCCGCGAAGGCCGCGTTTCCGGCAATGTTGGCTGCAACGGCATCGGCGGCGAGGTAAAGATCAGCCGCAACCGTGTCGATTTCGGCCGCATGATTTCCACCCAGATGGCCTGCGCCCCGGATATCATGCGTCAGGAACGGCAGTTCATCGAGGCGCTGGAAGGCGCGCGTTCCTTCCGGCTGGAGCCGCGTCGCGGTACGCTGGAACTCATCGACGGTCGCGGCCGCCCGGCCATGCGCCTGCGCCGCGCCTGA
- the purU gene encoding formyltetrahydrofolate deformylase, which translates to MTSYVLTVACKSTRGIVAAISGYLAEKGCNIVDSSQFDDLETGKFFMRVSFISEEGASLQAITEGFQPVAEKFGMASDIYPDGQRMKTMLMVSRFGHCLNDLLYRWKIGALPIDIVGVVSNHFDYQKVVVNHDIPFHHIKVTKENKPKAEAQLMDLIETSGTELVVLARYMQVLSDEMCRKMSGKIINIHHSFLPSFKGANPYKQAYERGVKLIGATAHYVTGDLDEGPIIEQDTVRVTHAQSAEDYVSLGRDVESQVLARAIHAHIHHRTFINGNRTVVFPPSPGSYASERMG; encoded by the coding sequence ATGACATCCTATGTTCTGACCGTAGCCTGCAAATCGACCCGCGGCATCGTCGCCGCGATTTCCGGTTATCTGGCGGAAAAAGGCTGCAACATCGTCGACAGTTCGCAGTTCGACGACCTCGAGACCGGCAAATTCTTCATGCGCGTCTCCTTCATTTCGGAAGAAGGCGCATCCCTTCAGGCCATCACCGAAGGCTTTCAGCCGGTGGCGGAAAAATTCGGCATGGCATCGGATATCTACCCCGATGGCCAGCGCATGAAGACGATGCTGATGGTGTCGCGTTTCGGCCATTGCCTCAACGACCTGCTCTACCGCTGGAAGATCGGCGCGCTGCCGATCGATATCGTCGGCGTTGTCTCCAACCATTTCGATTATCAGAAAGTGGTGGTCAATCACGACATTCCCTTCCACCACATCAAGGTGACGAAGGAGAACAAGCCGAAGGCCGAAGCCCAGCTGATGGACCTGATCGAGACCAGCGGCACGGAGTTGGTGGTGCTGGCCCGCTACATGCAGGTGCTTTCCGACGAGATGTGCCGCAAGATGTCTGGCAAGATCATCAATATCCACCACTCCTTCCTGCCGAGCTTCAAGGGCGCAAACCCCTACAAGCAGGCCTATGAGCGCGGCGTGAAGCTGATCGGCGCAACGGCGCATTACGTCACCGGCGATCTCGACGAAGGCCCGATCATCGAGCAGGACACCGTGCGCGTCACGCATGCGCAATCGGCCGAAGACTATGTCTCGCTCGGCCGCGATGTAGAAAGCCAGGTGCTGGCCCGCGCCATCCACGCCCATATCCACCACCGCACCTTCATCAACGGCAACCGCACCGTGGTCTTCCCGCCAAGCCCCGGCAGCTATGCGTCCGAGCGGATGGGGTGA
- a CDS encoding type II toxin-antitoxin system RelE/ParE family toxin has protein sequence MFTIRETNEFADWLAGLRDVQARARIARRIYRLADGNPGDVKPVGEGVSELRIDLGPGYRVYFVRQGDVVIILLCGGDKSSQSRDIAKARRMARALKE, from the coding sequence ATGTTCACGATCCGGGAAACAAATGAGTTTGCCGATTGGCTTGCCGGCCTGCGCGACGTACAGGCGCGCGCCCGTATTGCACGGCGTATTTACCGGCTGGCAGATGGCAATCCCGGAGACGTGAAACCGGTTGGCGAAGGCGTCAGCGAACTCAGGATCGATCTTGGCCCCGGATATAGGGTCTATTTCGTCCGGCAAGGTGATGTCGTCATCATATTGCTCTGTGGCGGCGACAAGTCGTCCCAGTCCCGCGACATCGCCAAAGCCAGGAGAATGGCGAGAGCGCTCAAGGAGTAG
- a CDS encoding addiction module antidote protein: MPLATRDYDAARYLDSDEALAAYIADATESGDAQELAHALGVVARAKGMTDLSRQTGLPRQTLYKALSGEGNPELATIAKVADALGYKLSLVAKSAAETAA; the protein is encoded by the coding sequence ATGCCACTTGCAACACGCGATTACGATGCTGCCCGCTACCTGGATAGTGACGAAGCGCTTGCGGCTTATATCGCGGATGCCACCGAGAGCGGCGACGCGCAGGAGCTTGCCCATGCTCTTGGCGTCGTGGCGCGAGCGAAGGGCATGACCGATCTTTCAAGACAAACCGGCCTTCCCCGCCAGACTTTGTACAAGGCACTGAGTGGAGAGGGAAATCCTGAATTGGCCACCATTGCCAAGGTGGCCGATGCGCTGGGCTACAAGCTCTCACTGGTGGCGAAATCGGCCGCGGAGACGGCTGCCTGA
- a CDS encoding sensor histidine kinase has product MRQAAYSLRRRLLGWLLISTAIIGCVALTDTWREAVNTANVVSDRVLSGSALAIAERVVVAEDGSLEVDIPYVALEMLTSAAQDRVFYRVDGPNGQFLTGYQNLPTVENTAGDTPAYRDAVFRDEPIRIAAIRRFASTGINSVPFSVTVAETTIARSQLAQAIILRSALRLLLMIVGAAIIVWIAVTISLRPLYRLSEAIAERSPNDLHPIRQSVPVEVENLVETVNSFMVRLQSALDALRHFTGNASHQLRTPLAIISTQLALSARAASLEEAQAAAFKGGASVAHAEHILAQLLRMANIDAAGSSEKHDFSAIDLVAVAQNVTADFVPRAAEAGIDLGFEGEGEATILAEPLLIGELIGNLVSNAINYAGRGAEVTVRVGGPAGAVWLEVEDNGPGIPPEKRAMVRQRFARGEANAAPGAGLGLAIIEEIAGLFGGRLTLEDSLGGRGLKARVVFSGPERAV; this is encoded by the coding sequence ATGAGACAGGCCGCCTATTCGCTCAGGCGGCGTCTGTTAGGCTGGCTTCTCATCTCCACCGCCATCATCGGCTGCGTTGCGCTGACCGATACCTGGCGCGAGGCGGTCAACACCGCCAATGTGGTTTCCGACCGGGTACTCTCCGGTTCCGCGCTCGCCATTGCCGAGCGGGTGGTGGTGGCCGAAGACGGCTCGCTGGAGGTCGACATTCCCTATGTCGCGCTGGAAATGCTGACATCGGCCGCCCAAGACCGGGTGTTTTACCGGGTCGATGGGCCGAACGGGCAATTCCTTACCGGTTACCAGAACCTGCCGACGGTGGAAAACACGGCCGGCGATACGCCCGCCTATCGTGATGCGGTGTTCCGCGACGAGCCGATCCGCATTGCCGCCATCCGTCGGTTTGCCTCCACCGGTATCAATTCCGTGCCCTTTTCCGTGACAGTCGCCGAAACCACGATTGCCCGCAGCCAGCTGGCGCAGGCCATCATCCTGCGCTCCGCGCTGCGCCTGCTTTTAATGATCGTGGGGGCGGCGATCATCGTCTGGATCGCGGTGACGATTTCGCTCAGGCCGCTTTACCGGCTGAGCGAAGCGATCGCCGAGCGCAGCCCGAACGACCTGCACCCCATCCGTCAATCCGTGCCGGTGGAGGTGGAAAATCTGGTGGAGACCGTCAATTCCTTCATGGTGCGGCTGCAATCGGCGCTCGATGCGCTCCGGCATTTCACCGGCAATGCCAGCCACCAGCTGCGCACGCCGCTTGCCATCATCAGCACCCAGCTTGCGCTTTCCGCCCGCGCCGCAAGTCTTGAAGAGGCGCAGGCGGCGGCGTTTAAGGGTGGTGCTTCGGTGGCGCATGCCGAACACATACTCGCCCAGCTGCTGCGCATGGCGAATATCGATGCCGCCGGCTCCAGCGAAAAACACGATTTTTCCGCGATCGATCTTGTGGCCGTTGCGCAGAACGTGACGGCCGATTTCGTGCCGCGCGCGGCAGAGGCCGGCATCGATCTCGGTTTCGAGGGCGAGGGCGAGGCGACTATCCTCGCCGAGCCGCTTTTGATCGGCGAGCTGATCGGCAACCTCGTTTCCAATGCCATCAATTATGCCGGACGCGGGGCGGAAGTCACCGTGCGCGTCGGCGGGCCAGCGGGTGCAGTGTGGCTGGAAGTGGAGGATAACGGCCCCGGCATTCCTCCGGAAAAACGCGCCATGGTGCGTCAGCGTTTCGCCCGCGGCGAAGCCAATGCCGCCCCCGGCGCCGGCCTCGGCCTTGCCATTATCGAGGAGATCGCCGGTCTGTTCGGCGGGCGGCTGACGCTGGAAGATAGCCTGGGCGGGCGCGGGTTGAAGGCGCGGGTGGTGTTCTCAGGGCCGGAAAGAGCGGTATAG
- a CDS encoding response regulator: MRILLVEDNQVLSEGLSALLRGSGYAVDVVSDGASADAAIAAESFDLVILDLNLPEMDGIEVLRSMRSRQDKAAVLILTARGTPEEKVKGLDLGADDYMIKPFDITEFEARVRVLLRRNAGLRSSALSFGKVLFDLTSRTFSADGRPLDIPAREVALLEVLFMRAGKVVAKEAIVQSLTGFDDDISANAIEQYVSRLRKRLAPHGLTVKTARGIGYYLEKLPEMAE; encoded by the coding sequence TTGCGTATTTTGCTGGTCGAGGACAATCAGGTGCTGTCGGAAGGGCTTTCAGCCCTTCTGCGTGGCAGCGGTTATGCGGTGGATGTGGTGTCGGACGGCGCTTCCGCCGATGCGGCGATTGCAGCTGAAAGCTTTGACCTCGTCATCCTCGATCTCAACCTGCCGGAAATGGACGGTATCGAGGTGCTGCGTTCCATGCGTTCGCGCCAGGACAAGGCGGCGGTGCTGATCCTGACGGCGCGCGGTACGCCGGAAGAAAAGGTCAAGGGGCTCGATCTCGGTGCCGACGACTACATGATCAAGCCCTTCGACATCACCGAATTCGAGGCAAGAGTGCGGGTGCTTTTGCGCCGCAATGCCGGCCTGCGCTCCTCGGCACTCAGTTTCGGCAAGGTGCTGTTCGATCTGACATCGCGCACCTTTTCGGCCGATGGGCGTCCGCTCGATATTCCGGCACGCGAGGTGGCGTTGCTTGAAGTGCTGTTCATGCGGGCGGGCAAGGTGGTCGCCAAGGAAGCGATCGTGCAGTCGCTGACCGGCTTCGACGACGATATTTCCGCCAATGCCATCGAGCAATATGTCAGCCGCCTGCGCAAGCGGCTTGCACCCCACGGGCTGACGGTGAAGACCGCGCGCGGCATCGGTTATTATCTCGAAAAGCTGCCGGAGATGGCGGAATGA